The Deinococcus hopiensis KR-140 genome has a window encoding:
- a CDS encoding response regulator: MTETALVDALDDQLLLSALLAFRDGDFSARLPSNWTGVAGKIADTFNEVLVSTGRVAQDVARVGHIVGKEGKVTQRIPLGRAVGGWAELIEGVNTLVDDLVWPTSEMTRVITAVANGDLSQTMALEVEGQPMQGQFLQTARTVNTMVSQLNSFAGEVTRVAREVGTEGKLGGQADVRGVGGTWKDLTDNVNFMAGNLTNQVRNIADVTTAVANGDLSKKITVDARGEILDLKNTINTMVDQLNSFAGEVTRVAREVGTEGKLGGQADVRGVGGTWKDLTDNVNFMAGNLTNQVRNIADVTTAVANGDLSKKITVDARGEILDLKNTINTMVDQLNSFAGEVTRVAREVGTEGKLGGQADVRGVGGTWKDLTDNVNFMAGNLTSQVRNIAFVTTAVANGDLSKKITADARGEILELKETINTMVDQLNSFAGEVTRVAREVGTEGKLGGQADVRGVGGTWKDLTDSVNFMAGNLTSQVRNIAFVTTAVANGDLSKKITVDVRGELLELKDTINTMVDQLNSFAGEVTRVAREVGTEGKLGGQADVRGVGGTWKDLTDNVNFMASNLTDQVRGIAQVVTSVANGDLKRKLTLEAKGEIAELAETINSMIDTLATFADQVTGVAREVGVEGRLGGQASVPGASGTWKDLTDNVNRLAANLTTQVRAIAEVATAVTKGDLTRSINLDARGELDALKDNINAMIHNLRDTTEKNEEQDWLKTNLARFTRMLQGQRDLLTVSRLILSELAPLVKASHGVFYTMDEDAPTPTLQLQASYAYRERKGLGNRFLLGEGLVGQCALEQQPIVLTHVPHDYVQINSGLGAATPTSIIVLPVVFEQQTKAVVELASFSTFSPTHIAFLEQLTESIGIVLNTIQATMRTETLLAQSQGMAQELQSQQEELRQTNEELEEKARLLAEQNREVERKNHEVESARQALEEKAAQLALTSKYKSEFLANMSHELRTPLNSLLLLANQLRENPEGNLSAQQQNYAKTIYASGNDLLNLINDILDLSKVESGTVTADVADVPYRVVGEALEATFAPVAADKGVGFELRFDSSLPASLATDEKRLLQILKNLLANAFKFTSRGSVTLEVAPAVGGWSLDNTSLLRAPGVVAFRVTDTGIGIPADKQRVIFEAFQQADGSTSRKYGGTGLGLAISRELARILGGEITLESTPGSGSVFTLYLPAGRRGMDFTPAAGGARNMVVGLNTTSSMGWTGLDTPSASSVGGASSLAPISPVPAAEGTAAPLPSAHVGDDRAVIQPGDRTVLIVEDDPTYAGILLELAHERGFLGLIATRGDQAITLAQTYRPTAVTLDLSLPDTSGWAVLDHLKHDPATRHIPVHIISGEEATLTGRKLGALDHVTKSGDKAALTRAFANLESFIARRVKNLLVIEDDPAQRENIVELIGNGDVKTTAVSSGAEALAALEATPFDCIVLDLQLTDMTGFELIQALQKNPAYKSIPVIVYTAQDLTRQQETQLRKAAKSIILKDVRSPERLLDEVTLFLHRVEANLPEAKRQILEGARQQDPTLQGRRVLVVDDDIRNIFALTAVLERHRMTVYTAENGRDAISMLESTPDIDAVLMDVMMPELDGYETTRLIRQNRKFKSLPIISLTAKAMPGDREKSIESGASDYISKPVNTDQLLSLLRVWLSR; the protein is encoded by the coding sequence GGCCGAGCTGATCGAGGGTGTGAATACCCTGGTGGACGACCTCGTCTGGCCCACCAGCGAGATGACCCGCGTGATCACCGCCGTGGCGAACGGGGACCTCTCGCAGACCATGGCCCTGGAAGTTGAGGGTCAGCCCATGCAGGGCCAGTTCCTGCAAACGGCGCGGACCGTCAATACGATGGTCAGTCAGCTGAACAGCTTTGCGGGCGAGGTGACCCGCGTGGCGCGCGAGGTGGGCACAGAAGGCAAGCTCGGGGGTCAGGCCGATGTGCGCGGTGTGGGCGGAACGTGGAAAGACCTCACCGACAACGTGAACTTCATGGCCGGCAACCTCACCAATCAGGTGCGTAACATCGCGGACGTGACCACCGCCGTGGCGAACGGGGACCTGAGTAAAAAGATCACCGTGGACGCGCGCGGGGAGATTCTGGACCTCAAGAACACCATCAACACGATGGTGGACCAGCTGAACAGCTTTGCGGGCGAGGTGACCCGCGTGGCGCGCGAGGTGGGCACGGAAGGCAAGCTCGGGGGTCAGGCCGATGTGCGCGGTGTGGGCGGAACGTGGAAAGACCTCACCGACAACGTGAACTTCATGGCCGGCAACCTCACCAATCAGGTGCGCAACATCGCGGACGTGACCACCGCCGTGGCGAACGGGGACCTGAGTAAAAAGATCACCGTGGACGCGCGCGGGGAGATTCTGGACCTCAAGAACACCATCAACACGATGGTGGACCAGCTGAACAGCTTTGCGGGCGAGGTGACCCGCGTGGCGCGCGAGGTGGGCACGGAAGGCAAGCTCGGGGGTCAGGCCGATGTGCGCGGTGTGGGCGGAACGTGGAAAGACCTCACCGACAACGTGAACTTCATGGCCGGCAACCTCACCAGCCAGGTGCGCAACATCGCCTTCGTCACCACCGCCGTGGCGAACGGGGACCTGAGTAAAAAGATCACCGCCGACGCGCGGGGTGAGATTCTGGAGCTGAAGGAAACCATCAACACGATGGTGGACCAGCTGAACAGCTTTGCGGGCGAGGTGACCCGCGTGGCGCGTGAGGTGGGCACAGAAGGCAAGCTCGGGGGTCAGGCCGATGTGCGCGGTGTGGGCGGAACGTGGAAGGACCTCACCGACAGCGTGAACTTCATGGCCGGCAACCTCACCAGCCAGGTGCGCAACATCGCCTTCGTCACCACCGCCGTGGCGAACGGGGACCTGAGTAAAAAGATCACCGTGGACGTGCGCGGCGAACTGCTGGAGCTGAAAGACACCATCAACACGATGGTGGACCAGCTGAACAGCTTTGCGGGCGAGGTGACCCGCGTGGCGCGCGAGGTGGGCACGGAAGGCAAGCTCGGGGGTCAGGCCGATGTGCGCGGTGTGGGCGGAACGTGGAAGGACCTCACCGACAACGTGAACTTCATGGCGTCGAACCTCACCGATCAGGTGCGTGGGATCGCGCAGGTGGTGACCTCGGTGGCGAACGGGGATCTCAAGCGCAAGCTGACGCTGGAGGCCAAGGGTGAGATCGCCGAGCTCGCCGAGACGATCAACTCCATGATCGACACGCTGGCCACGTTTGCCGATCAGGTCACGGGCGTGGCGCGCGAGGTGGGCGTGGAGGGGCGTCTGGGCGGACAGGCCAGCGTGCCGGGCGCTTCGGGCACCTGGAAGGACCTCACGGACAACGTGAACCGGCTGGCCGCCAACCTGACCACGCAGGTGCGGGCGATTGCCGAGGTGGCGACCGCCGTGACCAAGGGGGACCTCACCCGCTCGATCAATCTTGACGCCCGGGGTGAGCTGGACGCGCTGAAAGACAACATCAACGCGATGATCCACAACCTGCGCGACACGACCGAGAAAAACGAGGAGCAGGACTGGCTCAAGACCAACCTGGCGCGCTTTACCCGGATGCTGCAGGGCCAGCGCGACCTGCTAACGGTCAGCCGCCTGATCCTCTCCGAGCTCGCGCCGCTGGTCAAGGCCAGTCACGGCGTCTTCTACACCATGGACGAGGACGCGCCCACCCCGACGCTGCAACTGCAGGCGAGCTACGCCTACCGCGAGCGCAAGGGCCTGGGCAACCGCTTTCTACTGGGCGAGGGCCTGGTGGGGCAGTGTGCGCTGGAGCAGCAGCCTATCGTGCTGACGCACGTACCGCACGACTACGTACAGATCAACTCAGGGCTGGGGGCCGCCACACCGACGAGCATCATCGTGCTGCCGGTGGTGTTCGAGCAGCAGACCAAAGCCGTGGTGGAGCTGGCCTCCTTCAGCACCTTCAGTCCCACGCACATCGCCTTTCTGGAGCAGCTCACCGAGTCCATCGGCATCGTGCTCAATACCATTCAGGCCACCATGCGCACCGAAACGCTGCTCGCGCAGTCGCAGGGCATGGCGCAGGAACTCCAGAGCCAGCAAGAAGAGCTGCGCCAGACCAACGAGGAGCTGGAAGAAAAGGCCCGGCTGCTGGCCGAACAAAACCGCGAGGTGGAACGCAAGAACCACGAGGTGGAGTCGGCGCGGCAGGCGCTGGAGGAAAAGGCCGCGCAGCTCGCGCTGACCTCCAAGTACAAGAGCGAATTTCTGGCAAACATGAGCCACGAGTTGCGTACGCCGCTCAACAGCCTGCTGCTGCTCGCCAATCAACTGCGCGAGAATCCGGAAGGCAACCTCTCGGCCCAGCAGCAGAACTACGCCAAGACGATCTACGCTTCCGGCAATGACCTGCTCAACCTGATCAACGACATCCTCGACCTGTCCAAGGTGGAGTCGGGTACCGTGACGGCGGACGTGGCGGATGTGCCCTACCGCGTGGTCGGCGAGGCGCTGGAAGCGACGTTCGCGCCCGTCGCCGCCGACAAGGGTGTGGGCTTCGAGTTGCGCTTCGATTCCTCGCTGCCCGCCAGCCTCGCCACCGACGAGAAGCGCCTGCTCCAGATTCTAAAAAACCTGCTTGCCAACGCTTTCAAGTTCACCTCTCGCGGCTCGGTCACGCTGGAGGTCGCCCCGGCCGTGGGCGGCTGGAGCCTGGACAACACCTCGCTCCTGCGTGCGCCAGGCGTGGTGGCCTTCCGGGTGACCGACACCGGCATCGGCATCCCCGCCGATAAGCAGCGCGTGATTTTCGAGGCGTTCCAGCAGGCCGACGGTTCCACCAGCCGCAAGTACGGCGGCACCGGTCTGGGGCTGGCGATCAGCCGCGAGCTCGCGCGCATTCTGGGCGGCGAGATCACGCTGGAGAGTACGCCGGGCTCGGGCAGCGTCTTCACGCTGTACCTGCCCGCGGGGCGGCGGGGAATGGACTTCACCCCGGCCGCGGGTGGCGCGCGGAATATGGTGGTGGGCCTGAACACCACCTCCAGCATGGGTTGGACGGGCCTGGACACCCCCTCGGCCAGCAGCGTCGGCGGCGCTTCCAGCCTGGCACCCATCTCGCCCGTTCCGGCGGCGGAAGGGACCGCCGCGCCGTTGCCCTCCGCGCACGTCGGTGACGACCGGGCCGTCATTCAGCCTGGCGACCGCACCGTGCTTATCGTGGAAGACGACCCCACCTACGCGGGCATCCTGCTGGAGCTGGCGCATGAACGCGGCTTTCTGGGGCTCATCGCCACGCGCGGGGACCAGGCCATTACCCTGGCGCAGACGTACCGGCCCACGGCGGTCACGCTCGACCTGTCGCTGCCCGACACGAGCGGCTGGGCGGTGCTCGACCACCTCAAGCACGACCCGGCCACCCGGCACATCCCGGTGCACATCATCTCCGGCGAGGAAGCCACCCTGACCGGGCGCAAGCTGGGCGCGCTCGATCACGTCACCAAGTCGGGCGACAAGGCGGCGCTGACCCGCGCCTTTGCCAACTTGGAGTCGTTCATTGCCCGGCGGGTCAAAAACCTGCTGGTGATCGAGGACGATCCGGCGCAGCGGGAGAACATCGTGGAGCTGATCGGCAACGGTGACGTGAAAACCACGGCGGTGAGCAGCGGCGCCGAAGCCCTCGCCGCGCTGGAGGCCACGCCCTTCGACTGCATCGTGCTGGACCTGCAGCTCACCGACATGACCGGCTTTGAGCTGATTCAGGCCCTGCAGAAGAATCCCGCGTACAAGTCCATCCCGGTCATCGTCTATACCGCGCAGGACCTCACGCGGCAGCAGGAGACGCAGCTGCGCAAGGCGGCCAAGTCGATCATCCTCAAGGACGTTCGTTCGCCCGAGCGGCTGCTCGACGAGGTAACGCTCTTCCTGCACCGCGTGGAGGCCAACCTGCCCGAAGCCAAGCGGCAGATTCTGGAGGGGGCGCGGCAGCAAGACCCCACTCTGCAGGGCCGCCGGGTGCTTGTGGTGGACGACGACATCCGGAACATCTTCGCCTTGACCGCTGTGCTCGAACGCCACCGCATGACCGTCTACACGGCGGAAAACGGCCGCGACGCGATCAGCATGCTCGAAAGCACCCCCGACATCGACGCCGTGCTGATGGACGTGATGATGCCCGAACTCGACGGGTACGAGACCACCCGCCTGATCCGGCAAAACCGCAAGTTCAAGTCGTTGCCGATCATCTCCCTGACCGCCAAGGCCATGCCCGGCGACCGCGAGAAGTCCATTGAGTCAGGCGCCTCGGATTACATCTCCAAGCCGGTGAACACCGATCAACTGCTCTCGCTGCTGCGGGTTTGGCTCTCACGCTGA
- a CDS encoding CheR family methyltransferase, which yields MSPLSPPTDALEQIEITLLLEGVYQHYGHDFRGYAPGTVRRRVLHCLQAERLPTVSALQDRVLHDPAAMTRLVAALSIQVTEMFRDPSFYRALREQVLPVLRTHPFLRVWHAGCSTGEEVYSLAILLEEAGLLSRTRLYATDVSAPALAVARQGIYSAEKLAGYARNYTDAGGARSFSAYFTQGQGHALVSAPLRQNVIWGQHNLVTDGSFNEFHLILCRNVMIYFARPLQEQVQGLLHASLVTFGVLGLGQHETLEFSPHSAHFETLNYREKLYRRIA from the coding sequence ATGTCGCCCCTCTCGCCTCCCACCGACGCCCTGGAACAGATCGAGATCACGCTGCTGCTCGAAGGCGTGTACCAGCACTACGGCCACGACTTTCGGGGCTACGCACCGGGCACCGTGCGCCGCCGCGTGCTGCACTGCCTGCAGGCCGAGCGTCTCCCCACCGTCAGCGCCCTGCAAGACCGGGTGCTGCACGATCCGGCCGCCATGACCCGGCTGGTGGCGGCCCTGTCCATCCAGGTCACCGAGATGTTCCGCGACCCCTCTTTCTACCGCGCGCTGCGAGAGCAGGTCCTGCCCGTGCTGCGGACCCATCCCTTCTTGCGCGTGTGGCACGCGGGCTGCTCGACCGGCGAGGAGGTCTACTCGCTGGCGATCCTGCTCGAAGAGGCGGGACTGCTTTCCCGCACCCGGCTGTACGCCACGGACGTGAGCGCTCCGGCGCTGGCGGTGGCGCGGCAGGGCATCTATTCGGCCGAGAAGCTGGCCGGATACGCCCGTAACTACACCGACGCGGGCGGCGCGCGTTCCTTCAGCGCGTATTTCACCCAGGGGCAGGGGCACGCGCTCGTCAGCGCCCCGCTGCGGCAGAACGTGATCTGGGGCCAGCACAACCTGGTGACCGACGGGTCCTTCAACGAGTTTCACCTGATCTTGTGCCGCAACGTGATGATCTATTTCGCCCGGCCGCTGCAAGAGCAGGTGCAGGGCCTGCTGCACGCCAGTCTGGTCACGTTCGGGGTGCTGGGGCTGGGGCAGCATGAGACGCTGGAGTTCTCTCCTCACAGCGCCCACTTTGAAACCCTGAACTACCGTGAGAAACTGTACCGGAGAATCGCGTGA